A single genomic interval of Carassius auratus strain Wakin chromosome 30, ASM336829v1, whole genome shotgun sequence harbors:
- the LOC113049660 gene encoding monocarboxylate transporter 13 → MERYLSDPPDGGYGWVVVTSAFFIMGLTAAVFKNFGLFFLEIQSHYDVLNSTTSWVTSTTIAVFHLGAPLASALSMHLSHRTVIVVGGLLATSGMIIASLDLSLPWMYLSIGVLQGLGVSFAWIPANSMVSHYFRRWRPIAYAIASSGECVFAMGFSPLFQWLIDSYSWQGTLLIIGGLQLNLCVCGALMKPLPAARTSIQDKPVFKESRTSNKGTFQWSLLQRPELLLYIVFAILAAAGFFIPPLFLVPYASSLGMTQYWAASILSVLALADLLGRLACGWLANLRLVRNLQLLTMVVTALGVVLLLLPIAQCYWSILVFASLYGFLFGCVVAIHVTTIVDIVGLEGFDSALGLFMLLRSSGGFVGPPAAGWLVDWTHDFSASFYFSGLCLVLSGVFVVLVDRLVKKKKLKLPDSCTETTDHPILKADGADV, encoded by the exons ATGGAGAGGTACTTGAGCGACCCGCCGGATGGTGGCTATGGCTGGGTCGTGGTCACCTCAGCCTTCTTCATCATGGGCCTCACCGCTGCGGTTTTTAAAAACTTTGGTCTGTTTTTCCTTGAAATCCAAAGTCACTATGATGTCCTTAACAGTACTACCTCATGGGTGACCTCAACCACTATTGCTGTGTTTCATTTGGGAG CTCCTCTGGCCAGTGCTCTCAGTATGCATCTGTCCCATCGCACGGTTATCGTGGTCGGAGGGCTTCTGGCTACCTCAGGAATGATTATCGCCTCTTTGGACCTCAGCCTGCCTTGGATGTATCTGTCTATTGGTGTACTCCAAG GACTTGGCGTCTCATTTGCTTGGATACCAGCTAACAGCATGGTCAGCCATTATTTCAGACGCTGGCGTCCCATTGCCTATGCGATCGCTAGTTCTGGAGAGTGTGTCTTTGCCATGGGATTCAGCCCATTGTTCCAGTGGCTTATCGACAGCTATTCTTGGCAGGGGACTCTACTCATCATTGGTGGTCTTCAgctgaatctgtgtgtgtgtggtgctctgATGAAACCCCTCCCAGCTGCAAGAACCTCTATCCAAGACAAACCGGTGTTTAAAGAAAGCAGAACATCAAATAAAGGCACTTTCCAGTGGTCCCTTCTACAGAGGCCTGAGTTGCTGCTATATATTGTGTTTGCCATCTTAGCGGCGGCGGGTTTCTTCATCCCACCTCTGTTTCTGGTGCCCTATGCCAGCAGTTTGGGCATGACACAGTACTGGGCGGCCTCGATTCTGTCAGTGCTGGCATTGGCAGACCTGCTGGGCAGACTAGCATGCGGGTGGCTGGCTAACCTGCGGCTGGTGAGAAACCTGCAGCTGCTGACCATGGTGGTCACTGCTCTGGGGGTGGTTCTGCTTCTGCTTCCCATAGCACAGTGTTACTGGAGTATCCTGGTCTTTGCTTCACTCTATGGCTTCCTGTTTGGCTGCGTGGTGGCCATCCATGTGACTACTATTGTAGATATTGTTGGACTGGAGGGCTTTGACAGCGCTCTAGGGCTCTTCATGCTGTTACGGAGCTCTGGAGGATTTGTTGGTCCACCTGCTGCAG GCTGGCTGGTGGACTGGACTCATGACTTCAGCGCTAGTTTCTACTTCTCTGGCCTCTGCCTTGTCCTGTCCGGGGTTTTCGTGGTGCTTGTTGACAGGCtggtgaagaagaaaaaactcaAACTACCAGATTCATGCACTGAGACTACCGATCATCCAATACTCAAGGCGGACGGTGCAGATGTTTAA